One Defluviimonas sp. SAOS-178_SWC DNA window includes the following coding sequences:
- a CDS encoding branched-chain amino acid ABC transporter permease: MTMYKRHPLAFLGLIEGPQTMGRGWPFWLCFAIIVVLAFLAPTQFGIKPYRVNEFLVSGFLAASLSILWGYAGILSLGQAAFFGVGGYVYGIIGINLFEVTGNTHLALVGGILAPTVFAAVVGAVMFYARLKGVYIAILMLVLSLLLETFMLQTADPNVYHVGDALLGGANGLRPASDIPSIAFGWGEAALEINGRREGFYYFALTLLIVVYLGLRMLLNSSFGYLLVAVREDSDRTETFGYDVRRIKLAVFCLSAVLAGLAGSLDTARINRVDPELVFSVSANIMVVIWVAVGGRKDLTTAILGAISLEWVYLWLTTSGSPEYATLVMGGILVVAMLIAPEGLFVWIGTRLGKLSGRVRRPLAKAKEAHQCRP, encoded by the coding sequence ATGACCATGTATAAGAGACATCCGCTGGCGTTCCTCGGGTTGATCGAGGGACCGCAGACGATGGGGCGCGGCTGGCCGTTCTGGCTGTGCTTCGCGATTATCGTCGTCCTGGCGTTTTTGGCGCCTACGCAATTCGGCATCAAGCCCTACCGGGTGAACGAGTTTCTGGTCTCGGGCTTTCTTGCCGCCAGCCTGTCGATTCTATGGGGATATGCTGGCATCCTGAGCCTTGGCCAGGCGGCCTTCTTCGGGGTCGGCGGCTACGTATACGGGATCATCGGGATCAACCTCTTCGAGGTCACCGGCAACACCCATCTGGCGCTTGTGGGTGGCATTCTCGCGCCGACGGTCTTTGCCGCCGTGGTAGGGGCAGTGATGTTCTATGCACGGCTCAAGGGGGTCTACATCGCCATCCTGATGCTAGTGCTGTCGCTGCTGCTCGAGACCTTCATGCTGCAGACCGCCGATCCCAACGTCTATCACGTCGGCGATGCGCTGCTGGGCGGTGCGAACGGGCTGCGCCCGGCCTCGGACATCCCGTCGATCGCCTTCGGCTGGGGCGAGGCGGCGCTGGAGATCAACGGCCGGCGCGAGGGCTTCTACTATTTCGCGCTGACGCTGCTGATCGTCGTCTACCTCGGGCTGCGGATGCTGCTGAACTCGTCGTTCGGCTATCTGCTGGTCGCGGTGCGCGAGGATTCGGATCGGACCGAGACGTTCGGATACGATGTGCGGCGGATCAAGCTGGCGGTGTTTTGCCTGTCGGCGGTGTTGGCCGGGTTGGCCGGCTCACTCGACACGGCGCGCATTAACCGGGTGGATCCGGAACTGGTGTTCAGCGTCTCGGCCAACATCATGGTGGTGATCTGGGTTGCGGTCGGTGGCCGCAAGGATCTGACCACGGCGATCCTCGGGGCGATCTCGCTCGAATGGGTGTATTTGTGGCTCACCACCTCGGGCAGCCCAGAATACGCCACCTTGGTGATGGGCGGTATCCTCGTCGTTGCGATGCTGATCGCCCCTGAGGGACTGTTCGTCTGGATCGGTACTCGCCTAGGAAAGCTGTCGGGCCGCGTCCGGCGGCCGCTGGCAAAAGCAAAGGAGGCGCATCAATGTCGGCCCTGA
- a CDS encoding ABC transporter ATP-binding protein translates to MSALTLEAAGTAADGVTRPILEIRNVTRYFGGVRATDNLSLAIAPGELHCMIGPNGAGKSTLFKLLMGTIRPTKGQIFFNGEDVTRLPPHERARRGLGIKFQNMQVYSDLTVFQNLFIPLRRHHAPATMPALVAEILDRIHLSGLANEVVHNLSHGQQQWLSIGMSIALEPRVLLLDEPAAGMGREETHSTTEIIKSLNADGMTIIVIEHDMEFIRNLGSRTSVLHLGALFAQGRYEEIETNDDVRKIYLGKA, encoded by the coding sequence ATGTCGGCCCTGACCCTAGAGGCCGCCGGGACCGCGGCGGACGGCGTGACGCGGCCGATCCTCGAGATCCGAAATGTGACTAGGTATTTCGGCGGCGTGCGGGCCACCGACAACTTGAGCCTCGCGATCGCGCCCGGAGAACTGCACTGCATGATCGGCCCGAACGGCGCCGGCAAGAGCACATTATTCAAGCTGCTGATGGGCACCATCCGGCCCACGAAAGGCCAGATCTTCTTTAACGGCGAGGACGTCACCCGTCTGCCGCCACACGAGCGCGCCCGCCGGGGGCTGGGGATCAAGTTTCAGAACATGCAGGTCTATTCGGACCTGACCGTGTTCCAGAACTTGTTCATCCCGCTGCGCCGCCACCATGCGCCGGCGACGATGCCGGCGCTGGTGGCCGAGATACTTGACCGGATCCACCTGTCAGGGCTCGCGAACGAGGTCGTGCACAATCTAAGCCACGGGCAACAGCAATGGCTGTCAATCGGAATGTCGATCGCGCTCGAACCCAGGGTGCTGCTCCTGGACGAACCGGCCGCGGGCATGGGCCGGGAAGAGACGCATTCGACGACGGAGATCATCAAGTCTCTGAACGCCGACGGCATGACCATAATCGTGATCGAACATGACATGGAGTTTATCCGCAACCTCGGATCGCGGACGTCGGTGCTGCATCTCGGCGCACTGTTCGCACAGGGGCGCTACGAGGAGATCGAGACCAACGACGACGTGCGCAAGATCTACCTCGGCAAGGCGTGA